One region of Etheostoma spectabile isolate EspeVRDwgs_2016 chromosome 21, UIUC_Espe_1.0, whole genome shotgun sequence genomic DNA includes:
- the LOC116671526 gene encoding growth/differentiation factor 10 encodes MDLYPITSTMASRIFHTLHALLILELSWGKMLSEDLGEAVPQGAGVSPAVEQRVFAHESANRDMVSINMFKVYEKYSKEPQSQRDGNTVRGFKAVPRVLDGKDVFQFNLSSIQESEVILHASFHFLYKRPRHHQRPWRFRRPRHPSSEPQHPYLPPPQLLFYGVSSKSPFATPLGNQTLTPYKKGSWQSRDVTAVVKNIRDAKELVVTVEFDMGFGATRGQQRSPHGQERLSPANLPFILLYADDRAIDEPNSVAMSLQRYGPFPVAEDASRSDSASALRIRRELHLQTQTNDIPEVQYNTLKNHELWQNTYFPAKAKAAAVKPGRKQGQESSEGLGKPQVLSFDERTMKKARRRQWSEPRVCSRRYLRVDFADIGWSEWVLAPKSFDAYYCAGACGFPIPKVVHPSNHATIQSIVRAVGIVPGVPEPCCVPEKMSPLSVLFLDSNRNMVLKVYPGMSVDTCACR; translated from the exons ATGGACTTATATCCTATAACATCAACCATGGCGAGCCGGATTTTTCACACCCTGCATGCGTTACTGATTCTGGAGTTGAGCTGGGGTAAAATGCTATCTGAGGATCTCGGTGAAGCGGTGCCTCAAGGTGCTGGTGTCTCACCGGCTGTGGAGCAGCGCGTCTTTGCGCACGAGAGCGCAAACCGGGACATGGTCTCCATCAACATGTTCAAAGTGTACGAGAAGTACAGTAAAGAGCCGCAGAGCCAGAGGGACGGAAACACCGTGAGAGGTTTTAAAGCTGTCCCGA GAGTCTTAGACGGCAAAGACGTCTTCCAGTTCAACCTGTCCTCCATACAAGAATCGGAGGTCATCCTCCACGCCTCTTTTCATTTCCTCTACAAGAGGCCGCGCCACCACCAGCGACCTTGGCGTTTCCGAAGGCCCCGCCATCCGTCCAGCGAACCCCAGCATCCCTACCTTCCCCCGCCTCAGCTGCTCTTCTACGGAGTGTCCTCAAAGTCACCTTTTGCAACACCACTGGGGAACCAAACTCTGACTCCTTACAAGAAAGGCTCTTGGCAATCCAGGGATGTAACGGCAGTGGTGAAAAACATCAGGGACGCCAAAGAGCTCGTGGTCACGGTGGAGTTTGACATGGGGTTCGGGGCAACTCGGGGGCAGCAGAGAAGCCCTCATGGCCAAGAGCGCCTCTCTCCAGCTAACCTGCCGTTTATCTTGCTGTATGCTGATGATCGAGCTATAGATGAGCCAAACAGTGTGGCCATGTCGCTCCAGCGGTACGGGCCTTTCCCTGTAGCGGAGGACGCGTCCCGTTCAGATTCAGCCTCAGCCTTGAGGATCCGGAGGGAACTTCATCTGCAGACCCAAACCAATGACATTCCAGAGGTCCAGTACAACACTCTGAAAAATCATGAACTGTGGCAGAACACGTATTTCCCAGCGAAAGCCAAAGCCGCGGCAGTGAAACCTGGAAGGAAGCAGGGCCAGGAGAGCAGCGAGGGCCTGGGCAAGCCCCAGGTGTTGAGCTTCGATGAGAGGACGATGAAAAAGGCCAGGAGGAGACAGTGGAGCGAGCCCAGGGTTTGCTCCAGACGCTACCTCAGGGTGGACTTTGCCGACATTGGCTGGAGCGAGTGGGTTTTGGCGCCAAAGTCATTTGATGCCTACTACTGCGCCGGGGCCTGTGGATTCCCCATCCCTAAA GTGGTGCATCCTTCCAATCACGCCACCATCCAGAGCATTGTCAGAGCGGTAGGAATCGTCCCTGGTGTCCCAGAGCCGTGCTGTGTCCCAGAGAAGATGAGTCCCCTCAGCGTTCTTTTCCTGGATTCAAACAGGAATATGGTGCTAAAGGTTTACCCCGGCATGTCTGTGGACACCTGTGCCTGTCGGTAG
- the gdf2 gene encoding growth/differentiation factor 2 — protein sequence MQSSRSFLFQVCVCLVASICSCTCKALNNDIQNEHHERLYSQLLEEDLLEEEDTNSKMENLPGIMKEVFLRKLNLSDVPQENSKIYPPQFMMELYNKYASDSLANPQSDVIRSFTVQDISLSVTNGTKSKYRLQFNISIPNHEKITTAELHLFFFPDATSTVSFHNFKSTIKVYEVDYNNFTSTTQLLVGKEVTSLENTWETFDLTLFIQRWIKAGHAATVFDVVVDRKDCGGSKGGEEGAGCLNMSVSFGDNTSAALIVFSDDLGSRSRETKKELREMILREEETILHSGADWNRGELPNEIPEDHHLRRKKRKAEREYCRRTSLKVNFKDIGWDSWIVAPPEYDAFECRGLCYHPLTDEMTPSKHALIQTLLNIKNPKKANMACCVPIKLDPITVMYQENGRLTIRYLYEEMKVAECGCR from the exons ATGCAGAGCTCCAGATCATTCCtgttccaggtgtgtgtgtgtctggtggcTTCTATTTGTTCTTGCACCTGTAAAGCTCTCAACAATGACATCCAGAATGAGCATCATGAGAGACTCTACTCGCAGCTGTTAGAGGAGGACCTACTGGAGGAGGAAGACACAAACTCCAAGATGGAGAACCTCCCGGGTATCATGAAGGAGGTTTTTCTGAGGAAACTCAACCTGTCGGATGTTCCTCAGGAGAACAGTAAGATCTACCCCCCTCAGTTTATGATGGAGCTCTACAATAAGTACGCCTCGGACAGCTTGGCAAACCCTCAGTCTGATGTCATACGAAGCTTCACTGTCCAAG ATATCTCCCTCTCTGTGACAAATGGCACAAAGTCAAAGTACAGGCTGCAGTTCAACATCAGCATCCCCAACCATGAAAAGATCactactgctgaactacacctCTTCTTCTTCCCAGATGCCACGTCAACCGTCAGCTTCCACAATTTCAAGTCCACCATCAAAGTCTATGAAGTGGATTACAACAATTTCACATCCACCACCCAACTGTTGGTTGGCAAAGAGGTGACAAGCctggagaacacatgggagacGTTTGATTTGACCCTATTTATTCAGAGGTGGATCAAGGCGGGCCATGCAGCAACTGTTTTTGATGTAGTGGTTGATAGGAAGGACTGTGGGGGCTCTAAAGGTGGAGAAGAAGGAGCAGgctgtttgaatatgagtgtgTCTTTTGGAGATAACACTTCAGCAGCTTTAATAGTCTTCTCAGATGACCTGGGTAGCAGGAGTAGGGAGACAAAGAAGGAATTAAGAGAGATGATCCTCCGCGAAGAAGAAACCATCTTACACTCGGGCGCCGACTGGAACAGAGGAGAGCTTCCAAACGAGATCCCGGAGGATCATCATCTacggagaaagaaaagaaaggcagAGAGGGAATATTGCCGGCGGACCTCTCTCAAAGTCAACTTTAAAGACATTGGATGGGACAGCTGGATTGTGGCGCCTCCAGAATATGATGCCTTTGAATGTCGAGGCCTGTGTTACCACCCATTGACGGACGAAATGACTCCGTCAAAACACGCCCTCATCCAGACGCTGCTCAACATCAAGAACCCCAAGAAGGCCAATATGGCTTGCTGTGTCCCCATTAAACTGGACCCCATCACAGTAATGTACCAGGAGAATGGACGCCTAACTATAAGATACCTTTATGAAGAGATGAAAGTGGCAGAGTGTGGCTGCAGGTAG